The sequence CCGCGCGGGCCGGTCTGATGGCCGCCGTCGCGTTCGAGATCTTCAAACAGGTGGGCACTTTCTATCTGAAGGCAGTGGTGTCCGGCCCTGCGGGCGCAACGTTCGGCCCTGTGCTCGGCCTGATGGTGTTCGCCTATATCACTGCCCGGCTGATTCTGTTCGCCACCGCGTGGGCGGCCACCTCAACCGAGATCCTGGAGGCAGCGCCGATCGAGCCGCCTGCGGGTGCGGTGATCAACCCGCGGATCCAGGTGCGAGAGGGGCTGGGCCCAGCGGGCGTGCTCACCGCGACGGCTATGGGAGCCCTTGGCGCGCTGGGCTTTTCGCGACTTACTCGGCGCCGCTGACGCTAGGCTCAGCGCGCCGGTCGACGGTTCAGCGACCGCGCACCCATGATCAGGCAGAACACGATGACCGTGCCGACGAACGCGACGCCGACCCGGACCGGCAGCGCGTCGGCGGCGGGCAGCGCCGGTGCGGCCGTCAAGGGCGTGCCCGTCGCCGCCTCCTGAGGGGTCGTCACGAGCGAGGGGTCCGGCTCGATCAGCGTCCCCACCTTCCTGCCCGGTGCGGTGGCGAACCCGTAATCCAGAAGGTGGGCGGCCTGCTCCCACGGGGCTATCGGTTGCCTCGTGCCGCGCAGCAACACGGCGACGAGCCTGCGGCCGTCACGGTTGGCCGCACCGACGAACGTCTGCCCGGCATCGTCGGTGTAGCCGGTCTTGCCGCCCATCGCGCCCGGGTAGTTGTCCAGCAGCTTGTTGTCGTTCTCGACCGGATAGCCCGCGTCGCCCCGGCCGGGAAAGTCGAACGAACGGGTCGCGACGATGTCGGCGAAAGTCGGGTTCTGCCAGGCGTACCGGTAGAACAGGCCGATGTCGTAGGCCGACGTGCTCATACCGGGGCCGTCGAGGCCCGACGGAGTGGCCACCCGGGTGTCGCGGCCGCCGAGCTTGCTCGCCAGGTCGTTCAGCTTGGTCAGCGTCGCGTCCATGCCGCCCATCTGCATGGCAAGCGCGTGCGCGGCGTCATTGCCGGAGTGCATGAGCAAGCCGTGCAGGATGTCGCGGATCGAGTAGTGCCCGCCCTCGCCGATGCCGACCTTCGTTCCCTCTGCGGCCGCGTCGTCGGCTGTGCCCGCCACCACCTTGTGGATCGGCAGATCCCGCAGCGCCTGCATGGCCACGAGCACCTTGATGATGCTGGCGGGCCGGTGCCTGCCGTGCGGATCCTTGGCGGCGATGACGTCGCCGCTGTCGAGGTCGGCCACCAACCACGCCTCCGCGGACACGTTATTGGGCAGCGGCGGTGTACGCGGTGCGGTGACGACGCCGCAGCGGCCGAGCGCGTCACCGCCGACGGGGTCCGAGGGAACCGCCAGCGGCTGGGGCGGGTCGCCGGCCTTCGGCACCTCTGATGAATCGACGGCGGGCGGAGTGCTGACCTGATACGGGCACGCGGGTGCCTCGGGGTCGGCGTTCGCCAGCGCCGGAGTCGCCGCGAAGAAAAGCGCTGCTGCCAGGGCGGCTGCTCGCTGGACCGCGGTGGTGAAGGTCGCCATGGTGTCCGCAGATTAGGCGATCCGCGGTCCGATTTCGGGTAGGCACGCTGTGACGGGAGTGATGAGAGTTGCAAATGTGACTTCACCGAACTGCCGACCGCACAGCCTGGTACGGTTTTGCGCCGCAAAGGTGTACCAGGCTGAGCGCTCGCGTCAGGGCAGGTTTAGAGCATGCGGCTGGCTTCACCCAGCACGTTGCTCAAGATGTCGTAGATCGCGTCGAACTCCTTCTGCCCGCTGATCAGCGGGGGAGCCAGCTGCACGACGGGGTCGCCGCGGTCGTCGGCGCGGCAGTACAGTCCCGCCTCCCACAGCGCGGGCGTCAGGAAGCCGCGCAGCAGCCGCTCGGATTCCTCGTCGTTGAAGGTCTCCTTGGTGGTCTTGTCCTTCACCAGCTCGATGCCGTAGAAGAAGCCCTCACCGCGGACGTCGCCGACGATCGGCAGGTCGTACAGCTTCTCGAGCGTCGCGCGGAACGCCGGGGCGCTCTGCTTGACGTGGTCGTTGATGCCTTCGCGTTCGAAGATGTCGAGGTTGGCCAGCGCGACCGCCGACGACACCGGGTGGCCGCCGAACGTGTAGCCGTGCCCGAACACCGTCTTGCCGTCGTTGAACGGCTCGAACAGCCTGTCGCTGGCGATCATCGCGCCGATCGGGGAGTAGCCCGATGTGAGACCCTTCGCGCAGGTGATGATGTCGGGCACGTAGTCGAAGTCGTTGCAGGCGAACATCGAACCGATTCGGCCGTAAGCGCAGATCACCTCGTCGGACACCAGCAGCACGTCGTACTCGTCGCAGATCTCGCGGACCCGCTCGAAGTATCCGGGCGGCGGCGGGAAACATCCACCGGCGTTCTGCACCGGCTCGAGGAACACCGCGGCGACCGAGTCCGGGCCCTCGAACTCGATGGCCTCGGCAATCCGGTCCGCGCAGTAGCGGCCGAAGTCCTTGAGGTCGGTGTCGTACGGCTCGGGTGCCCGGTAGAAGTTGGTGTTCGGGACGCGGAAGCCGCCGGGTACCAGCGGCTCGAACGGCACCTTGAACGCTGGAATGCCGGTGATGGACAGCGCGCCCTGCGGAGTGCCGTGGTAAGCGATCGAGCGCGAAACCACCTTGTGCTTAGCGGGTTTCCCGGTCAGCTTGAAGTACTGCTTGGCCAGCTTCCATGCGCTTTCGACGGCCTCACCGCCACCGGTGGTGAAGAAGACCCGGTTCAGGTCGCCCGGCGCGTACCCGGCGATGCGCTCGGACAGTTCGATCGCGGGCGGTGTCGCGTAGGACCACAGTGGGAAAAAAGACAGCGTTTCTGCCTGCTTCGCGGCGGCCTCGGCGAGTTCCTTGCGGCCGTGGCCGACCTGCACGACGAACAGACCCGACAGCCCGTCGATGTAGCTCTTGCCCTTGTCGTCGAAGATGTGCACGCCCTCGCCGCGGGTGATGATCGGCGGGGTGATGCCCTCGCCGTGGCGCGCGAAGTGGCCCCACAGGTGGCGGTTGGCCTTTGCGCCCAGATCGCTCGTGACGGGTTCGTTGATCAGTGTCTGTGTCATCTTGTGCCCCAATTATATTGCTGCTTAACAAGTTTCAAGTAAACGAGCGTTTCGGTGGATATCACTCCCGGCAGTGCGCGTATCTGGGTGTTGAGAAGATCGAGCAGATCGTCGTCGTCCTCGCAGACCACTTCGATGATGGCGTCGAAGGAACCCGCGGTCAGCACCACATATTCGACCGCGTCTATCGCGGCCAACTTCTCGGCCACCAGCGTCGTGTCGCCGGTGCAGCGGATGCCGATCATCGCCTGCCTGGCGAAGCCGAGTTGCATCGGATCGGTGACGGCGACGATCTGCATGACGCCCGCGTCGACCATGCGCTGGACCCGCTGCCGGACCGCGGCCTCGGAGAGCCCCACCGCCTTGCCGATGCCCGCGTACGAGCGTCGGCCGTCCTGTTGCAGGTTCTCGATGATCGCTTTGGACAGCTCGTCGAGCTGGACGGCCGCCCCCGGACGTGACTGGACGCGCAGGGAGACGGGATGGGTGCCCTCAGCACCCGGATTGGCCATGCTTGAGATTGTGCACGGAATCCGTCGTTACAAGCAACCAAACCAATGAAATCACGCGCTGAGCTATGTCGCGACTGCGGGAATGCGTAGGGATTGCATAGCCGCCGGGTAGGGCCGTCGGCTAGCGTTGGGCCATGACTGTGACGGTATCGGCCAGCGTGGCCGGCAGCTGGATCAACGGCGCTGCGGTGGTCACCGGCGGCGCCCAACATCAGGTCGTCAACCCGGCGAACGGTGAAATCGTCACCGAACTCGCGTTGGCCACCCCGGCCGACGTCGACACCGCTGTTGCGGCGGCACGGACGGCGCAGCGCGACTGGGGTAGCGCGACCCCGGTCGACCGCGCGGCCGTGCTGGCCAAGCTGGCGGTGCTGATGTCCGACCACGCCGACGAACTGGTCGCCGAGGAAGTGAGCCAGACCGGCAAGCCCGCGCGGCTGGCCCGCGAGTTCGACGTCCCAGGCAGCATCGACAACGTCGACTTCTTCGCAGGGGCCGCGCGCCACCTCGAGGGCAAGGCGACCGCGGAGTACTCCGGGGACCACACTTCGAGCATCCGGCGTGAGGCCGTCGGGGTGGTCGCCACCATCACCCCATGGAACTACCCGTTACAGATGGCGGTGTGGAAGGTACTGCCTGCGCTGGCCGCCGGTTGCAGCGTCGTCATCAAACCCGCCGAGCTCACGCCGCTGACCACGCTGACCCTCGCGCGGCTGGCTACCGAGGCCGGCCTGCCCGACGGCGTCTTCAACGTCGTCACCGGTGCGGGCGGCGACGTCGGCACCGCGCTGGCGGGTCACCCCGACGTCGACGTCGTGACGTTCACCGGGTCGACGGCGGTGGGTCGCAAGGTGATGGCCGCCGCGGCGGTGCATGGTCATCGCACCCAACTCGAGCTTGGCGGCAAAGCGCCGTTCGTGGTGTTCGACGACGCGGACCTCGACGCCGCGATCCAAGGTGCGGTCGCGGGATCGCTGATCAACACCGGACAGGACTGCACCGCCGCAACCCGTGCGATCGTCGCCCGTGAGCTCTACGACGACTTCGTCGCGGGTGTCGGCGAGGTGATGAGCAAGATCGTCGTCGGCGACCCCAATGACGAGGACACCGACCTCGGACCGCTCATCTCGATGGCGCATCGGGCGAAGGTCGCAGGCATGGTGGAGCGGGCGCCCGGCCAGAACGGCCGGATCGTCACCGGTGGGAGCGCACCGGATCTGCCGGGGTCGTTCTACCGGCCGACGGTGGTCGCCGACGTCGCCGAGGACTCCGAGGTCTACCGCGACGAGATCTTCGGTCCGGTGTTGACGGTGCGGTCGTTCACCGACGACGACGACGCGCTACGGCAGGCCAACGACACCGCCTACGGTCTTGCGGCGTCGGCGTGGACTCGCGATGTCTATCGCGCTCAGCGTGCGTCGCGCGAGATCCACTCCGGCTGTGTATGGATCAACGACCACATCCCGATCATCAGCGAGATGCCGCACGGCGGCGTCGGCGCATCGGGCTTCGGCAAGGACATGAGTGACTACTCCTTCGAGGAGTACTTGACGATCAAGCATGTGATGAGCGACATCACCGCCGTCGCCGAGAAGGACTGGCACCGGATCATCTTCACGAAGCGGTAGCCGGGTCGCTCGCGCGCCATCCGCGGATCGCCAACAGCTAGCTGATACGGATCAGCTTCTTGTTGACGAACTCGTCGATGCCGTAGCGGCCGAGCTCGCGGCCGAAACCCGACCGCTTGACGCCGCCGAACGGCAGCTCAACCCCTTCTGCGCCAACGGCATTGACGAACACCATGCCCGCCTCGATGCGGTCGGCAACACGCTTGGCCTGCTCGTCATCGGTGGTGAATACATACGAGCCGAGCCCGAACGGGGTGTCGTTGGCCAGCTCGACGGCCTCTTCCTCGGAGCCGGCTTTGTACACGGTGGCCACCGGACCGAACAGCTCCTCCTTGTAGGACGGCGACTTCGGCGACACGTTGGTCAGCACACCCGGTGGAAAGAACGCGCCCTTGCGCTCACCCTCGGAGACCAGCGTTGCGCCGTCGTCGACGGCCCGCTTCACCTGATCGTCGAGCCGTTCGGCGGCGGCCACCGACGACAGCGGGGCAAGCCCGTCGGCCTTCGCCAGTACGGCCTTGGTGAACTTGTCCAGGAAGTCGTCGTAGATGCTGTCGGCGACGATGATCCGCTTGGCGGCGTTGCAGGCCTGCCCGGTGTTCTCGAGTCGGCCGTCGACGGCGGCTTCCACGGTGGCGTCCAGGTCATCGGAGCTGAGCACGATGAACGGGTCGGAGCCACCGAGTTCGAGGACGACCTTTTTCAGGTTCCGGCCCGCGATCTCGGCGACCGCGGCGCCTGCCCGCTCCGAACCGGTCAGCGAAACACCCTGCACGCGCGGGTCGGCGATGATGTCGGCCACCTGTTCGTTGGTTGCGTAGATGTTGACGTAGGCGCCTTCGGGATACCCGCCATCGGTGAAGATCTGCTGCATGGCCGCCGCCGACTCGGGGCACTGCGGCGCGTGCTTGAGCAGGATGGTGTTGCCGAGCGTCAGGTTAGGGCCCGCGAACCGGGCGACCTGGTAGTACGGATAGTTCCACGGCATGATGCCGAGCAGCACACCGACCGAGCTGCGCCGGATGATCGCAGAGCCGTCGCCCTCGAGCAGCGTGATGGGCTCGTCGGCGAGGAACTTCTCGGCGTTGTCGGCGTAGTACTCGTAGATCGCCCCGCTGAACTCGGCCTCACCCTCGGACTGGTCGATCGGCTTGCCCATCTCACGATTGATGATTTTGGCGAGCTCTTCTTTGCGCTCGTTGTGCAGCTTGCCGACCTTGCGGATCAGTTCGGCACGGTCGGCGACGGTGGAGCCGCGCGACCACTCGCTGTGCGCCTTGCTGGCCGCCGCGATCGCGGTTTCGATCTGCTGATCCGTCGCCGTCGGGTATTCCTTGACCACCTCGCCTGTCGAAGGGTCGGTTACGGCATAGATGGACGTGCTCATTTGCTGTTCTCTCCTTTATTTGCAGGCGTTCACGAACGTCTTCAGGTGCGGTCGCGGGGAACCACGATGACTGGCACATCGGTACGCGCCAGGGTACGAGCTGTGGTGGAACCCAGGAAGATTCGCCGTGGTGCAGCAAATCGCCGGCCGGCAGGGCCGTTGTCGCCGGCGGCGGCCGCCTCGGCTTCCTTGACTGCCATGTGCGGAACAATACGGTTCCGGTAGTAGCTGCGGGGGTTCAATGTGCAAATCGTTCACAGGCGGCGCTACGGCAACGAAATCCGTGAATGCCGCGACGCTTCTACAATCGGTTCATGACCGCCAGCACGCGAGTCGACGAGTTCGAGGAACTGCGGCCGCACCTGCTGGCCGTAGCGTATCGGCTCACCGGCACAGTCGCCGATGCCGAGGACGTCGTCCAGGACGCGTGGCTGCGCTGGGAGCGTTCGAAGCCCGGCGAGATCACCGACCTGCGGGCGTGGCTGACGACTGTGGTCAGCAGGCTGGGTCTGGACCGGTTGCGATCGGCGGCCCACCGTCGCGAGAGCTATGTGGGCGAATGGCTGCCCGAACCGGTGGTGACCGGTTTCGACGGCAACGATCCGCTCGCAGTGGTGGTGGCAGGCGAGGACGCGAGGTTCGCGGCCATGGTGGTGTTGGAGCGGTTGACGCCCGACCAGCGGGTGGCGTTCGT is a genomic window of Mycobacterium sp. ITM-2016-00318 containing:
- a CDS encoding Lrp/AsnC family transcriptional regulator, translating into MANPGAEGTHPVSLRVQSRPGAAVQLDELSKAIIENLQQDGRRSYAGIGKAVGLSEAAVRQRVQRMVDAGVMQIVAVTDPMQLGFARQAMIGIRCTGDTTLVAEKLAAIDAVEYVVLTAGSFDAIIEVVCEDDDDLLDLLNTQIRALPGVISTETLVYLKLVKQQYNWGTR
- a CDS encoding aspartate aminotransferase family protein, which encodes MTQTLINEPVTSDLGAKANRHLWGHFARHGEGITPPIITRGEGVHIFDDKGKSYIDGLSGLFVVQVGHGRKELAEAAAKQAETLSFFPLWSYATPPAIELSERIAGYAPGDLNRVFFTTGGGEAVESAWKLAKQYFKLTGKPAKHKVVSRSIAYHGTPQGALSITGIPAFKVPFEPLVPGGFRVPNTNFYRAPEPYDTDLKDFGRYCADRIAEAIEFEGPDSVAAVFLEPVQNAGGCFPPPPGYFERVREICDEYDVLLVSDEVICAYGRIGSMFACNDFDYVPDIITCAKGLTSGYSPIGAMIASDRLFEPFNDGKTVFGHGYTFGGHPVSSAVALANLDIFEREGINDHVKQSAPAFRATLEKLYDLPIVGDVRGEGFFYGIELVKDKTTKETFNDEESERLLRGFLTPALWEAGLYCRADDRGDPVVQLAPPLISGQKEFDAIYDILSNVLGEASRML
- a CDS encoding D-alanyl-D-alanine carboxypeptidase family protein, which translates into the protein MATFTTAVQRAAALAAALFFAATPALANADPEAPACPYQVSTPPAVDSSEVPKAGDPPQPLAVPSDPVGGDALGRCGVVTAPRTPPLPNNVSAEAWLVADLDSGDVIAAKDPHGRHRPASIIKVLVAMQALRDLPIHKVVAGTADDAAAEGTKVGIGEGGHYSIRDILHGLLMHSGNDAAHALAMQMGGMDATLTKLNDLASKLGGRDTRVATPSGLDGPGMSTSAYDIGLFYRYAWQNPTFADIVATRSFDFPGRGDAGYPVENDNKLLDNYPGAMGGKTGYTDDAGQTFVGAANRDGRRLVAVLLRGTRQPIAPWEQAAHLLDYGFATAPGRKVGTLIEPDPSLVTTPQEAATGTPLTAAPALPAADALPVRVGVAFVGTVIVFCLIMGARSLNRRPAR
- a CDS encoding NAD-dependent succinate-semialdehyde dehydrogenase → MSTSIYAVTDPSTGEVVKEYPTATDQQIETAIAAASKAHSEWSRGSTVADRAELIRKVGKLHNERKEELAKIINREMGKPIDQSEGEAEFSGAIYEYYADNAEKFLADEPITLLEGDGSAIIRRSSVGVLLGIMPWNYPYYQVARFAGPNLTLGNTILLKHAPQCPESAAAMQQIFTDGGYPEGAYVNIYATNEQVADIIADPRVQGVSLTGSERAGAAVAEIAGRNLKKVVLELGGSDPFIVLSSDDLDATVEAAVDGRLENTGQACNAAKRIIVADSIYDDFLDKFTKAVLAKADGLAPLSSVAAAERLDDQVKRAVDDGATLVSEGERKGAFFPPGVLTNVSPKSPSYKEELFGPVATVYKAGSEEEAVELANDTPFGLGSYVFTTDDEQAKRVADRIEAGMVFVNAVGAEGVELPFGGVKRSGFGRELGRYGIDEFVNKKLIRIS
- a CDS encoding gamma-aminobutyraldehyde dehydrogenase, yielding MTVTVSASVAGSWINGAAVVTGGAQHQVVNPANGEIVTELALATPADVDTAVAAARTAQRDWGSATPVDRAAVLAKLAVLMSDHADELVAEEVSQTGKPARLAREFDVPGSIDNVDFFAGAARHLEGKATAEYSGDHTSSIRREAVGVVATITPWNYPLQMAVWKVLPALAAGCSVVIKPAELTPLTTLTLARLATEAGLPDGVFNVVTGAGGDVGTALAGHPDVDVVTFTGSTAVGRKVMAAAAVHGHRTQLELGGKAPFVVFDDADLDAAIQGAVAGSLINTGQDCTAATRAIVARELYDDFVAGVGEVMSKIVVGDPNDEDTDLGPLISMAHRAKVAGMVERAPGQNGRIVTGGSAPDLPGSFYRPTVVADVAEDSEVYRDEIFGPVLTVRSFTDDDDALRQANDTAYGLAASAWTRDVYRAQRASREIHSGCVWINDHIPIISEMPHGGVGASGFGKDMSDYSFEEYLTIKHVMSDITAVAEKDWHRIIFTKR